The Candidatus Manganitrophaceae bacterium genomic sequence TTTAATCCAAGACGGCGTCTTCGCCAAAGGGCCGTTTCCTTCGGAGACCTACGCCTGCCGGGAAGATCTGACGGCGCGCGGGATTGCCTCGCCCCACCCGGCGGTCGACTATGCCGAGATCGCCCGGCTGATCGCCGAGCACGACCGGGTCATCACGTGGTAGCCTACGCCCCGCCCCCTCCCTCCGAAAAAGAACGGGCCGTCCAGAAGATGTTCTCCTCGATCGCCCGCTTCTACGATCTGAACAACACCCTTCTCTCCTTCGGCCTCCACCAC encodes the following:
- a CDS encoding sulfurtransferase TusB translates to MKTLHIVRKTNDPLAQEAIAQDRQAAVLLIQDGVFAKGPFPSETYACREDLTARGIASPHPAVDYAEIARLIAEHDRVITW